The following coding sequences lie in one Zingiber officinale cultivar Zhangliang chromosome 2B, Zo_v1.1, whole genome shotgun sequence genomic window:
- the LOC122048574 gene encoding zinc finger MYM-type protein 1-like, whose amino-acid sequence MPPKYMSGYQKKKRKLRIESLIQSQAGDINKYFTPNLVESKNVAENLLNNEEDMGLNDDDKVLEPVNMDEMVNNNNEEILESLIVDESDFFEKDDEQVQHETLSQETCFDDPGKWDNIDKKIRDFLVERGPKRDACTLFPKDSTNRHFNVLHYKRILSNGEENDRRWLLYSISLDKIFCFCCKLFKKQKHKIGTQLANEGYNDWHNLSHCLTSHEASKEHMECMTDWLELERRLQKNQTIDARAQVQLNKEKEHWKHVLHRIIAIVQRLAKNNLAFRGSCEKLYVENNGLFLQMVEMIAEFDPIMNEHLRRIKDHETYTTYLGSRIQNELIEMLAGEVRKKLLAKVKKAKYFSVILDCTPDISHKEQMSLVIRCLDESENSIKVKEYWIEFLEVDDTSGLGLFTHLKDALIHLELDIDDIRGQGYDNGSNMKGKHKGVQRRLLEINPRAFYTPCGCHSLNLALCDMVNCCPQAMSFFGVIQRIYTLFSSSTKRWRNFKDHVKGLTVKPLSQTRWESHVESVKPIKEQTAQIRDALLDLTNDTEDPKTKSEAESLALYELEKFEFLLGVRVVSRKKQFEESSSTEIALSAEESFRVNYFLFIVDQAHSSIESRFAQFKKYQEIFGFLFNVERLQCSDDESLLRSCKNLESSLAHNGYSDVNGDDLFSELTFLKCSLPEESKSAIDVLDYLKKMDGCFPNAHVAYKILLTIPVTVASAERSFSKLKLIKTFLRSTMSQERLNGLAMLSIEKEIIEQLDYTDLINIFAAKTVRRVVFN is encoded by the exons ATGCCTCCCAAGTACATGTCTGGATatcaaaagaagaaaagaaagctgAGAATAGAATCATTAATTCAAAGTCAAGCTGGAGATATCAATAAGTACTTTACTCCCAATCTTGTAGAGAGTAAAAATGTGGCTGAAAATTTGTTGAATAACGAAGAGGATATGGGATTAAATGATGATGATAAAGTGCTTGAACCTGTCAATATGGATGAAATGGTTAACAATAATAATGAAGAGATTCTTGAATCTCTCATTGTAGATGAATCTGATTTTTTTGAGAAAGATGATGAGCAAGTTCAACATGAAACTTTAAGTCAAGAGACTTGTTTTGATGATCCAGGAAAGTGGGataatattgataaaaaaattagaGACTTTTTAGTGGAGAGAGGTCCAAAAAGAGATGCTTGTACGTTGTTTCCAAAAGATAGTACCAACAGACATTTTAATGTATTGCATTATAAAAGAATTTTGTCAAACGGGGAGGAAAATGATAGAAGATGGCTattatattcaatttctttggacAAAATTTTTTGCTTTTGTTGTAAACTGTTCAAAAAGCAAAAGCATAAGATTGGTACTCAGTTAGCTAATGAAGGATACAACGACTGGCATAATTTGAGTCATTGTCTTACATCCCATGAAGCGAGTAAGGAACATATGGAGTGTATGACTGATTGGCTTGAATTAGAAAGAAGGTTGCAAAAGAATCAGACAATTGATGCAAGAGCACAAGTACAATTgaacaaagaaaaagaacactGGAAACATGTGTTACATAGGATAATTGCTATTGTGCAAAGACTAGCAAAAAATAACTTGGCCTTTAGAGGAAGTTGTGAGAAGCTTTATGTTGAAAACAATGGTCTCTTTCTGCAAATGGTTGAAATGATTGCTGAGTTTGATCCAATAATGAATGAGCACCTTCGGCGTATTAAAGACCATGAAACTTATACTACATATCTTGGTAGCagaattcaaaatgaattgatagAAATGTTGGCAGGTGAGGTAAGAAAGAAATTACTTGCAAAAGTCAAAAAGGCAAAATACTTTTCAGTTATCTTAGATTGTACTCCAGATATTAGTCATAAGGAGCAAATGTCTCTTGTCATACGGTGTTTGGATGAGTCAGAAAATTCAATAAAAGTGAAAGAATATTGGATAGAATTTTTAGAGGTGGATGACACTTCTGGGCTTGGACTTTTTACACATCTTAAGGATGCTTTAATCCATCTTGAGCTTGATATTGATGATATACGAGGTCAAGGATATGACAACGGATCTAACATGAAAGGAAAACACAAAGGTGTACAAAGAAGGTTGCTTGAAATAAATCCCAGAGCCTTTTATACTCCTTGTGGTTGTCATAGCCTTAATTTGGCATTATGTGATATGGTGAACTGTTGTCCTCAAGCTATGTCATTTTTTGGAGTAATACAACGCATTTATACATTATTCTCCTCTTCTACGAAGAGATGGAGAAATTTTAAAGATCATGTAAAGGGTTTGACAGTTAAGCCATTGTCACAAACACGCTGGGAAAGTCATGTTGAGAGCGTGAAACCTATAAAAGAACAAACTGCCCAAATTAGAGATGCTTTACTTGACTTAACAAATGATACTGAAGATCCCAAAACAAAAAGTGAAGCAGAGTCCTTGGCATTATATGAACTTGAGAAGTTTGAATTCTTACTTGGTGTG CGAGTTGTTAGTAGAAAAAAACAATTTGAAGAAAGTAGTAGTACAGAAATAGCATTGTCAGCAGAGGAGTCCTTCAGAGTTAACTACTTTCTCTTTATAGTTGATCAAGCTCATTCATCTATTGAGTCTCGATTTGcacaatttaaaaaatatcaagaaatatttggtTTTCTATTCAATGTGGAGAGGTTACAATGTTCTGATGATGAAAGCTTGTTGAGGTCTTGCAAGAATCTTGAAAGTTCTCTTGCACATAATGGTTATTCTGACGTTAATGGAGATGATTTGTTTTCAGAGTTAACATTTTTAAAGTGCTCTTTACCAGAGGAATCGAAATCAGCTATTGATGTATTAGATTATTTGAAAAAGATGGATGGTTGTTTTCCAAATGCTCATGTTGCTTACAAAATCTTGCTGACAATACCAGTTACAGTAGCAAGTGCAGAAAGAAGTTTCTCAAAGTTGAAGCTTATCAAAACTTTTCTTCGATCGACCATGTCACAAGAAAGATTGAATGGGCTAgctatgttatcaattgaaaaagAAATTATTGAACAACTTGATTATACAGACTTGATTAATATTTTTGCCGCCAAAACTGTAAGGCGGGTTGTCTTTAATTGA